In one window of Qipengyuania profundimaris DNA:
- a CDS encoding L,D-transpeptidase family protein gives MRWLAPLLLSLSLLGASPASPQQAREGEVADFILIDKSERTLLVYQGADVIRTYRGLQFGDRPIGHKQFEGDERTPEGRYTITYGNQQSSYFLSLYIDYPNAADRSYAQARGRSPGGLIFIHGQPNGLPNDQRVPGDWTDGCIALTNAEIAELWSLVPDGTPIEIRA, from the coding sequence ATGCGCTGGCTCGCCCCCCTGTTGCTCTCGCTATCGCTGCTCGGCGCTTCGCCTGCGTCGCCACAACAGGCGCGTGAGGGCGAGGTCGCCGATTTCATCCTGATCGACAAGTCGGAGCGGACGCTGTTGGTCTATCAGGGCGCGGACGTCATCCGCACCTATCGCGGCCTGCAATTCGGCGACCGGCCGATCGGCCACAAGCAATTCGAAGGCGACGAACGCACGCCGGAAGGCCGCTATACGATCACCTACGGCAACCAGCAGTCGAGCTATTTCCTGTCGCTTTACATCGACTACCCCAACGCCGCCGATCGCTCCTATGCACAGGCGCGTGGGCGCTCCCCGGGCGGGCTGATCTTCATCCACGGCCAGCCTAACGGCCTCCCGAACGACCAGCGCGTGCCGGGCGACTGGACCGACGGCTGCATCGCACTGACCAATGCGGAAATCGCCGAGCTGTGGAGCCTGGTGCCCGACGGCACCCCGATCGAAATCCGCGCCTGA
- a CDS encoding winged helix DNA-binding protein, whose translation MQADFSYEPVCNSAGCQIGVTVLADRAHIRGELRDDAEAAGFRVLHSMSLADYANGAITALGDVLLVDCAEDTAEALALLSRLDMRAGKAGTQMVVSTTMGALDAIFGCFSSSAPQILVDPCRSERAIAIGRVLAHVPNLRLRELGEEDRLMLLRLTEQVGRIAEKLEKVTQGQRAQGGAFRFESPAPNWHAEDDSYVMTKDRKAVPKLPRAETIRLVIKARKARAHYFEGELFADPAWDMLLDLSAARVEGDRVSVSSLCIASGVPATTALRWIGQMVTAGLLVRVADAEDRRRVFIAMSQDTVDAMARYFAEVGVSVDGFVLA comes from the coding sequence ATGCAGGCGGATTTCAGTTACGAGCCGGTGTGCAATTCCGCCGGGTGCCAGATCGGCGTGACCGTGCTGGCGGACCGCGCGCATATCCGCGGCGAGTTGCGCGACGATGCCGAGGCGGCAGGCTTTCGTGTGCTGCATTCCATGTCGCTGGCGGACTATGCGAATGGTGCGATTACCGCGCTGGGCGATGTGCTGCTGGTCGATTGCGCCGAAGATACCGCTGAAGCGCTGGCACTGCTCTCGCGGCTAGATATGCGCGCAGGCAAGGCGGGAACGCAGATGGTCGTCTCGACCACCATGGGCGCGCTCGATGCGATCTTCGGATGCTTCTCTTCTTCTGCGCCGCAAATACTCGTCGATCCCTGCCGGTCGGAGCGGGCAATCGCGATCGGGCGCGTGCTGGCGCATGTGCCGAACCTGCGCTTGCGAGAATTGGGAGAAGAAGACCGGCTGATGCTGCTGCGCCTGACGGAGCAAGTTGGTCGGATTGCCGAAAAGCTCGAGAAGGTAACGCAGGGGCAGCGAGCGCAGGGGGGAGCGTTCCGTTTCGAATCCCCGGCGCCAAATTGGCACGCTGAAGACGACAGCTACGTGATGACCAAGGACCGAAAGGCTGTGCCAAAACTGCCGCGGGCAGAGACGATCAGGCTGGTTATTAAGGCTCGGAAGGCACGGGCGCACTATTTCGAGGGTGAATTGTTCGCCGATCCCGCATGGGACATGCTTCTTGATCTGTCGGCAGCGCGAGTCGAAGGTGATCGGGTCAGCGTGAGCTCGCTGTGTATCGCTTCGGGTGTGCCGGCGACCACTGCGCTGCGGTGGATCGGGCAGATGGTAACTGCCGGGTTGCTTGTGCGCGTGGCGGATGCGGAAGACCGGCGCCGGGTCTTCATTGCGATGTCGCAGGACACCGTCGACGCGATGGCGCGCTATTTCGCGGAGGTTGGTGTGTCCGTTGACGGTTTTGTCTTAGCCTGA
- a CDS encoding precorrin-2 dehydrogenase/sirohydrochlorin ferrochelatase family protein, with translation MHSLPLFHRIAGMRVVVVGTGDMAEAKARLVTRAGGIPCAETEAHHARIGFVALEDERAAEAAALRLKRAGLLVNVADRPDLCDFTLPSVLDRDPVLVAVSTGGASAGLAKHLRLRLEELLPPSLGALARSLANAREAIRALYPVAADRRRAIDHALEKGGSLDPFSSKTATVDEWLAESGHGSADEVLEFELASDDPDDLTLRQARALGQADHVLHDVGINEAILVRARADATRTVLPAKPSSGGLCVILRTDQAKTKPSTDTPTSAK, from the coding sequence ATGCATTCCTTGCCGCTCTTCCACCGCATCGCGGGAATGCGCGTGGTGGTCGTCGGCACAGGAGACATGGCCGAGGCCAAGGCGCGGCTGGTGACGCGGGCGGGCGGCATTCCCTGCGCCGAGACCGAAGCGCATCATGCGAGGATCGGCTTCGTCGCGCTGGAGGACGAGCGCGCTGCCGAGGCCGCGGCTCTGCGACTCAAGCGCGCAGGCCTGCTGGTCAACGTCGCCGACCGGCCCGATCTGTGCGATTTCACCCTGCCCAGTGTGCTCGACCGCGACCCGGTGCTGGTGGCGGTAAGCACGGGCGGAGCGTCGGCGGGGCTGGCGAAGCATTTGCGGCTGCGGCTCGAAGAGCTTCTGCCGCCCTCGCTTGGCGCTCTTGCCCGCAGCCTCGCGAACGCACGCGAGGCGATCCGAGCTCTTTACCCGGTGGCAGCGGATCGTCGCAGGGCGATCGATCACGCGCTCGAAAAGGGTGGTTCGTTGGATCCGTTTTCCAGCAAGACGGCCACCGTCGATGAGTGGCTGGCGGAAAGCGGGCACGGCAGCGCCGACGAAGTTCTCGAGTTCGAGCTTGCGAGCGACGATCCGGACGATCTGACTCTGCGTCAGGCGCGTGCACTCGGCCAAGCCGATCACGTTCTGCACGATGTCGGAATTAACGAGGCGATCTTGGTACGTGCTCGCGCAGATGCCACGCGCACCGTTTTGCCGGCAAAGCCATCCAGCGGCGGTCTTTGTGTGATCCTGCGGACCGATCAGGCTAAGACAAAACCGTCAACGGACACACCAACCTCCGCGAAATAG
- the lysA gene encoding diaminopimelate decarboxylase: MDHFQLRDGVLHAEDVPLPRIADEVGTPVYVYSRATLTRHARVFRDALGELDNPHIAFAVKSNPNLAVLKVLANEGYGADVVSGGELTRALKAGMKPEDIVFSGVGKTHAELLQGLEAGIGQFNIESEEEGYELAAIAERHGKRAACALRVNPDVDARTHEKISTGKRENKFGVPLDRAAEIYARLAEEDGLDMRGVAVHIGSQLGDLEPLETAFGKLGALIAELRAQGCTVTHADLGGGLGVPYKAGETLPAPTEYGAMVARVTKDWDVRLMFEPGRVIAGNAGVLLTRVIRSKRSGNGPPFMVVDAAMNDLARPAMYGAWHDFAAVAPSGDRMTAHIVGPICETGDTFAMDRECDALVAGDLAVFRTAGAYGATMASSYNSRGFVAEVLVDGDKYAVVADRIAASAIMDAERVPEWLA, translated from the coding sequence ATGGACCATTTCCAGCTTCGTGACGGCGTGCTCCATGCCGAAGACGTGCCCCTGCCGCGCATTGCCGATGAGGTCGGCACGCCGGTCTATGTCTATTCGCGCGCCACGCTGACCCGCCATGCCCGCGTGTTCCGCGATGCGCTGGGCGAGCTCGACAATCCGCACATCGCCTTTGCAGTGAAATCCAACCCGAACCTCGCCGTGCTGAAAGTGCTGGCGAACGAAGGCTATGGCGCGGACGTCGTCTCCGGCGGCGAACTGACGCGTGCGCTTAAGGCGGGGATGAAGCCGGAAGACATCGTGTTCTCGGGCGTGGGCAAGACCCATGCCGAGCTGCTCCAGGGCCTCGAAGCGGGCATCGGCCAATTCAATATCGAGAGCGAGGAAGAGGGCTACGAGCTCGCCGCAATCGCCGAACGCCACGGCAAGCGGGCGGCCTGCGCGCTGCGGGTGAACCCCGACGTCGATGCGCGCACGCATGAGAAGATCTCCACCGGCAAGCGCGAGAACAAATTCGGCGTGCCGCTCGATCGGGCGGCGGAAATCTATGCCCGGCTGGCGGAAGAAGACGGTCTCGATATGCGGGGCGTTGCGGTTCACATCGGCAGCCAGCTCGGCGATCTGGAGCCACTGGAAACCGCTTTCGGCAAACTCGGCGCGCTGATTGCGGAACTTCGCGCGCAAGGCTGCACGGTCACTCATGCCGATCTTGGCGGCGGGCTCGGCGTGCCGTACAAGGCAGGCGAAACGCTGCCCGCACCCACAGAATACGGCGCGATGGTTGCCCGGGTGACGAAGGACTGGGACGTGCGCCTAATGTTCGAACCGGGCCGCGTGATCGCGGGCAATGCCGGCGTGCTGCTGACCCGGGTCATCCGCTCCAAACGCAGCGGCAATGGCCCGCCTTTCATGGTGGTCGATGCGGCGATGAACGATCTCGCGCGCCCCGCCATGTACGGCGCCTGGCACGATTTCGCTGCGGTCGCGCCGAGCGGCGACCGGATGACCGCGCATATCGTCGGCCCGATCTGTGAAACCGGCGACACCTTTGCGATGGACCGCGAATGCGACGCGCTGGTCGCGGGCGATCTCGCGGTGTTCCGCACGGCGGGCGCCTATGGTGCGACCATGGCAAGCAGCTACAATTCGCGCGGCTTCGTGGCCGAAGTGCTGGTCGACGGGGACAAATACGCGGTGGTCGCGGACCGGATCGCGGCGAGCGCGATCATGGATGCGGAACGCGTGCCGGAATGGCTGGCCTGA
- the argH gene encoding argininosuccinate lyase: MWGGRFAQGPSAIMREINASIPFDKALWRHDIEASKAHVAMLGAQGIVTAEDMATITEGLDKVAAEYAREGVPEDWDLEDIHMTTESRLAELIGPAAGRLHTARSRNDQVATDFRLWVRDALDQIDAGLLALQQALVMRAGEHAASIMPGFTHLQTAQPVTLGHHLMAYYEMIARDRSRFADARARMNESPLGSAALAGTGFAIDREATAQALGFDRPTRNSLDAVSDRDFALDYLMAASQCALHLSRLAEEFIIWASQPFGFVRMPDTLSTGSSIMPQKKNPDAAELVRGHAGRVIGCATALMVTMKGLPLAYSKDMQDDKPPVFEAHGLMALNIAAMTGMVADSDFKTGRMRQAAELGYATATDLADWLVREADIPFREAHHITGAAVKRAEADGVALDQLPLDVLKAIDQRIDERVYKALSVDASVASRSSYGGTAPEQVKAQVQAARKALGMDA; this comes from the coding sequence ATGTGGGGCGGCAGGTTCGCACAAGGGCCTAGCGCGATCATGCGCGAAATCAACGCCTCGATCCCGTTCGACAAGGCACTGTGGCGGCATGACATCGAAGCCAGCAAGGCGCATGTCGCCATGCTCGGCGCGCAGGGGATCGTCACGGCCGAGGACATGGCAACTATCACCGAGGGGCTGGACAAGGTCGCCGCCGAATATGCGCGGGAGGGCGTGCCGGAGGACTGGGACCTCGAAGACATCCACATGACCACCGAGAGCCGTCTGGCCGAACTGATCGGTCCGGCGGCAGGACGGCTCCACACCGCGCGCAGCCGCAACGACCAGGTCGCAACCGATTTTCGCTTGTGGGTGCGCGACGCACTCGACCAGATCGATGCGGGATTGCTGGCACTGCAACAGGCGCTGGTGATGCGCGCCGGCGAGCATGCCGCCAGCATCATGCCCGGGTTCACGCATCTGCAGACGGCGCAGCCGGTCACGCTCGGCCACCACCTGATGGCCTATTACGAAATGATCGCGCGCGACCGCAGCCGGTTCGCGGACGCGCGAGCGCGGATGAACGAAAGCCCGCTCGGCAGCGCGGCGCTCGCCGGTACCGGCTTCGCGATCGACCGCGAAGCGACCGCGCAGGCGCTCGGCTTCGACCGGCCCACGCGCAACAGCCTCGATGCCGTGTCCGACCGCGACTTCGCGCTCGATTACCTGATGGCGGCGAGCCAGTGCGCGCTGCACCTGAGCCGCCTCGCCGAAGAGTTCATCATCTGGGCCAGCCAGCCCTTCGGCTTCGTGCGCATGCCCGACACGCTTTCTACCGGCAGCTCGATCATGCCGCAGAAGAAGAACCCCGACGCCGCCGAGCTGGTGCGCGGGCATGCGGGCCGCGTGATTGGCTGCGCCACCGCGCTGATGGTGACGATGAAGGGGCTTCCCCTCGCTTATTCCAAGGACATGCAGGACGACAAGCCGCCGGTGTTCGAAGCGCACGGCCTGATGGCGCTGAACATCGCCGCGATGACCGGCATGGTGGCGGACAGCGACTTCAAGACCGGACGGATGCGCCAAGCGGCAGAACTCGGCTATGCTACGGCCACGGACCTTGCCGACTGGCTCGTGCGTGAGGCGGACATCCCCTTCCGCGAGGCGCACCACATTACCGGCGCTGCCGTGAAGCGTGCGGAGGCCGACGGCGTGGCGCTCGACCAGCTGCCGCTGGATGTGCTCAAGGCGATCGACCAGCGGATCGACGAACGTGTTTACAAGGCGCTGTCGGTCGATGCCTCGGTGGCCTCGCGCAGCTCCTATGGCGGAACTGCGCCCGAACAGGTAAAGGCGCAGGTTCAGGCCGCGCGCAAAGCGCTGGGAATGGATGCCTAG
- a CDS encoding TlpA family protein disulfide reductase, whose amino-acid sequence MALEPELSRLSLTAAFTLGLLVAGCDSGQPEAAQESTATPAPTGEIDRSQAGTLMPASNVRDLQGDALNMGALQGTPVLVNLWATWCAPCVKEMPLLEELAVDYEGSLRVLTVSQDMQGAEKVGPFFAERDFQMLGSWMDPEGALGFAIGGGVMPTTVLYDAMGQEVWRVSGDYDWSSEDARAAIDEAIGG is encoded by the coding sequence ATGGCATTGGAGCCCGAATTGTCCCGCTTGTCGCTCACTGCTGCATTCACCCTGGGCCTGCTTGTCGCGGGCTGCGATAGTGGTCAGCCCGAGGCCGCGCAAGAAAGCACCGCTACGCCCGCGCCAACCGGCGAGATCGACCGCAGCCAGGCCGGCACTCTGATGCCGGCGAGCAACGTGCGCGACCTTCAGGGTGATGCGCTGAACATGGGCGCACTGCAAGGCACGCCGGTGCTGGTGAACCTCTGGGCCACCTGGTGCGCGCCCTGCGTCAAGGAGATGCCGCTGCTCGAGGAGCTGGCGGTCGACTACGAGGGTAGCCTGCGCGTGCTGACCGTCAGCCAGGATATGCAGGGCGCGGAGAAGGTCGGCCCGTTTTTCGCCGAGCGCGATTTTCAAATGCTCGGGTCTTGGATGGACCCTGAAGGCGCGCTGGGCTTCGCCATCGGCGGCGGAGTCATGCCGACGACTGTGCTCTACGATGCGATGGGACAGGAAGTGTGGCGCGTGTCGGGCGATTACGACTGGTCGAGCGAGGACGCCCGCGCGGCAATCGACGAGGCGATCGGCGGATAG
- a CDS encoding asparaginase — MTTRLTVLATGGTIAGIAGNAIAQDYRAGEIGIEDYLERVGGLGLEAELSGHQIANIDSADIGPQVWNPLHRAIVEALDDPDCSGVIVTHGTDTLEETAFLLDLTLPSTKPVVVVGAMRPADAVGYDGLRNFANAVRVACDANAAGRGTLVVMGDRVFAARDVRKVRTRGSEAFRGFPRESIALVTPGTLEWFGAPWGDRDEARFAWCDDLPEVAIVYVHAGQDADSVERQLGRSTRGVVVAGVGEGNMPEAVRQALVDVAASGIAVVRASRADEGLVDREPEDDSNGFVAARALNPQKARILLQLLLASGETDPAALQRAFDGR, encoded by the coding sequence ATGACGACCAGGCTCACCGTTCTCGCCACCGGCGGCACCATTGCCGGGATCGCGGGCAATGCGATCGCGCAGGATTATCGCGCGGGCGAGATCGGGATCGAGGACTATCTCGAACGCGTGGGCGGACTGGGGCTGGAGGCGGAGCTTTCGGGCCATCAGATCGCCAATATCGATTCGGCGGATATCGGCCCGCAGGTGTGGAACCCGCTTCACCGCGCGATCGTAGAGGCGTTGGACGATCCGGATTGTTCGGGCGTGATCGTCACGCATGGCACCGATACGCTGGAGGAAACGGCGTTCCTGCTCGACCTGACGTTGCCCTCCACCAAGCCGGTGGTGGTGGTAGGCGCGATGCGGCCTGCAGACGCGGTCGGCTATGACGGGCTTCGGAATTTCGCCAATGCCGTCCGCGTGGCCTGCGACGCGAATGCAGCAGGCCGCGGCACGCTGGTCGTCATGGGAGACCGCGTGTTCGCCGCGCGCGACGTGCGCAAGGTTCGCACGCGCGGCTCCGAAGCGTTTCGTGGTTTCCCGCGCGAATCGATTGCGCTGGTCACACCCGGCACGCTCGAATGGTTCGGTGCGCCCTGGGGCGACCGCGACGAAGCGCGCTTTGCATGGTGCGACGATTTGCCGGAGGTGGCGATCGTCTATGTCCACGCCGGGCAGGATGCCGACTCAGTGGAGCGACAGCTGGGCAGAAGCACACGCGGCGTCGTCGTCGCGGGCGTGGGCGAGGGCAATATGCCCGAAGCCGTGCGTCAGGCGCTGGTAGACGTCGCAGCGTCAGGCATCGCCGTGGTCCGCGCCAGCCGGGCCGACGAGGGACTGGTGGATCGCGAGCCGGAGGACGATTCCAACGGCTTCGTCGCGGCCCGCGCGCTCAATCCGCAGAAGGCACGGATCCTCCTGCAACTGCTGCTGGCGAGCGGCGAGACCGATCCCGCCGCCCTCCAGCGCGCCTTCGACGGGCGCTAA
- a CDS encoding zinc-binding dehydrogenase: protein MAYTGKQLFTTLTSDGTLTLELEDTTFPDPTGNQVLVKMEAAPINPSDLAILTGAADFENADYSPGKVVATMPEPFNSGQKARHGQRLPAGNEGAGTVVATGDSDTAKALMGQRVACVPGSAYSEYAIADAAMCLPLGDHSAEDGASSFVNPMTALGFAENAKMDGAKSILHTVGASNLGQMLVKICQEDGLGLVNIVRKHDQVELLKGLGASHVVNSSDDDFMDQLKSAIDETDAFYGFDPIGGGKMVDHCFKAMEQVAVGKMTEYSRYGSNQQKRMFIYGRLDFGPTTLTPSYGFGWTLSGWLLTPFLQTAGMETVGRMRKRVLDNLTTTFASSYKTRVDLEGMLTKDAILDYRQMKTGEKYLVTPNG, encoded by the coding sequence ATGGCCTACACTGGCAAACAGCTTTTCACTACGCTGACGAGCGACGGCACCCTCACACTCGAGCTGGAGGACACAACCTTCCCCGATCCGACGGGCAACCAGGTCCTCGTCAAGATGGAGGCCGCGCCGATCAACCCGTCGGATCTGGCGATCCTGACCGGTGCCGCCGATTTCGAGAATGCCGACTATTCGCCGGGCAAGGTCGTCGCCACAATGCCGGAGCCGTTCAACAGCGGTCAGAAGGCGCGCCACGGCCAACGTCTGCCGGCAGGCAACGAGGGCGCAGGCACGGTCGTCGCCACGGGCGATAGCGACACGGCGAAAGCTCTGATGGGCCAGCGCGTCGCCTGCGTTCCCGGCAGCGCCTACTCCGAATACGCCATCGCCGATGCCGCAATGTGCCTGCCGCTGGGCGACCACAGCGCAGAGGACGGCGCGTCGAGCTTCGTCAATCCGATGACCGCGCTTGGCTTTGCCGAGAATGCCAAAATGGACGGTGCAAAATCGATCCTCCACACGGTCGGCGCGTCGAACCTCGGCCAGATGCTGGTGAAGATCTGCCAGGAAGACGGCCTTGGCCTCGTCAACATCGTGCGCAAACACGATCAAGTCGAGCTGCTGAAAGGTCTCGGCGCAAGCCATGTGGTCAATTCGTCGGACGACGATTTCATGGATCAGCTCAAATCCGCGATCGACGAGACCGACGCCTTCTACGGCTTCGATCCGATTGGCGGCGGCAAGATGGTCGATCATTGCTTCAAGGCGATGGAGCAGGTCGCGGTCGGCAAAATGACCGAATATTCGCGCTATGGCTCCAACCAGCAGAAGCGCATGTTCATCTATGGCCGCCTCGACTTCGGACCGACCACGCTGACGCCGAGCTACGGTTTCGGCTGGACGCTGTCGGGCTGGCTGCTGACGCCGTTCCTGCAGACTGCGGGGATGGAAACCGTCGGGCGTATGCGCAAGCGCGTGCTCGACAACCTCACGACCACCTTCGCCAGCAGCTACAAGACCAGGGTCGACCTCGAAGGCATGCTGACCAAGGACGCGATCCTCGACTATCGCCAGATGAAGACCGGTGAGAAGTATCTGGTGACGCCGAACGGTTGA
- the truA gene encoding tRNA pseudouridine(38-40) synthase TruA — translation MTRFALTLEFDGTPFFGLQRQKDGPSVQQSVEEAAFRILGEDVRLHSAGRTDTGVHALAMRSHMDIAKDIAPFRLMEALNAHLRPDPIAVTHCEIVPEDWHARFACTGRSYVYRIANRRAPLTLEKDRLWQVGTPLDHEAMHRAAQALVGLHDFTTFRSVHCQSDSPVKTLDRLDVEREGEEVRIHAAARSFLHHQVRSMVGCLALVGMGRWREEQVAEALEAKDRQALGLNAPPHGLYFVEATYPDDA, via the coding sequence ATGACCCGCTTCGCCCTCACCCTCGAATTCGACGGCACGCCGTTCTTCGGCCTCCAGCGCCAGAAAGATGGCCCGAGCGTGCAACAATCGGTGGAGGAAGCCGCGTTCCGCATTCTGGGAGAGGACGTGCGCCTGCATAGCGCAGGCCGAACCGACACCGGCGTCCATGCGCTCGCTATGCGCAGCCATATGGATATCGCCAAGGACATCGCGCCCTTCCGCCTGATGGAAGCCCTCAACGCGCATCTGCGGCCCGATCCGATTGCCGTGACCCATTGCGAGATCGTGCCCGAGGACTGGCATGCCCGCTTTGCCTGCACCGGTCGCAGCTATGTCTACCGCATCGCCAATCGCCGCGCGCCGCTGACGCTGGAGAAGGACCGGCTGTGGCAGGTCGGCACGCCGCTCGACCACGAGGCGATGCACCGCGCGGCGCAGGCGCTGGTGGGCCTGCACGATTTCACCACCTTCCGCTCGGTCCATTGCCAGTCGGACAGCCCCGTCAAGACGCTCGACCGGCTGGATGTGGAGCGAGAGGGAGAGGAAGTCCGTATCCACGCCGCCGCGCGCAGCTTCCTTCACCACCAGGTGCGCAGCATGGTCGGCTGTCTCGCGCTGGTCGGCATGGGCCGGTGGCGCGAGGAGCAGGTGGCAGAGGCTCTGGAAGCGAAGGATCGGCAGGCGCTCGGCCTCAACGCCCCGCCGCACGGGCTCTACTTCGTCGAGGCGACCTATCCCGACGATGCTTGA
- the fmt gene encoding methionyl-tRNA formyltransferase encodes MRIIFMGSPDFAVPTLQALVDAAHEVVCVYTQPPRPGGRRGKELTRTPVHRRADDLGIEVRHPKSLKSAEEQEAFAALESDMAVVAAYGLILPQAILDAPKHGCLNVHASILPRWRGAAPIHRAVMAGDPVTGVTIMQMEAGLDTGPMLTMARTPIEDKTTGELTEELAEIGAQLMVGTLIDIEMLHPLEQDDAEATYAAKIDKAEARIDWARPAEDVVRHVHGLSPFPGAWFELDGQRVKLLRAEIAEGEGAPGEVIDDRLAIACGEGAIRPVELQRAGKPKMDLDTFLRGNAVSKGSVLG; translated from the coding sequence ATGCGCATTATCTTCATGGGTAGCCCGGATTTCGCCGTGCCGACGCTGCAGGCGCTGGTCGATGCGGCGCATGAGGTGGTGTGCGTCTACACCCAGCCGCCGCGGCCCGGCGGGCGGCGCGGCAAGGAGCTGACGCGCACGCCGGTTCATCGGCGGGCCGACGATCTCGGGATCGAAGTGCGGCATCCCAAGTCGTTGAAGTCAGCCGAAGAGCAGGAAGCTTTTGCTGCGCTGGAATCCGATATGGCCGTGGTTGCCGCCTACGGACTGATCCTGCCGCAAGCCATTCTCGACGCGCCGAAGCATGGTTGCCTCAACGTCCACGCCTCCATTTTGCCGCGCTGGCGCGGGGCCGCGCCGATCCACCGTGCGGTGATGGCGGGCGATCCGGTGACAGGCGTCACGATCATGCAGATGGAAGCAGGGCTCGACACCGGCCCAATGCTGACGATGGCGCGCACCCCGATCGAGGACAAGACGACCGGCGAATTGACCGAAGAACTGGCCGAGATCGGCGCCCAGCTGATGGTCGGCACGCTGATCGATATCGAGATGCTGCATCCCCTGGAGCAGGACGACGCCGAAGCGACCTATGCCGCCAAGATCGACAAGGCGGAGGCGCGGATCGACTGGGCGCGGCCTGCCGAGGATGTGGTCCGGCACGTGCATGGTCTCTCGCCCTTCCCCGGTGCGTGGTTCGAACTCGATGGCCAGCGGGTCAAGCTGCTGCGAGCGGAGATCGCCGAAGGTGAAGGCGCACCCGGCGAAGTGATCGACGACCGGCTCGCCATTGCCTGCGGCGAAGGCGCGATCCGCCCGGTCGAATTGCAGCGTGCCGGCAAGCCGAAAATGGACCTCGATACCTTCCTGCGCGGCAATGCGGTGTCCAAAGGCAGCGTGCTGGGCTGA
- the recR gene encoding recombination mediator RecR — protein sequence MASQEIETLASALARLPGLGPRSARRAVLWLVKRRETALPALLDALATVGEALVECETCGNVDTRNPCAICADSRRDMKSLCVVEDVSDLWALDRAKLFTGRYHVLGGKLSALDGVRPEDLNIASLMARVEEGGVDEIVLAMNATLEGQTTAHYLAERLEAYPLRITQLAHGLPVGGELDYLDEGTLAQALRARRPV from the coding sequence ATGGCATCGCAAGAGATCGAAACCCTCGCATCGGCGCTGGCCCGCCTACCCGGCCTCGGCCCGCGCAGCGCGCGGCGTGCAGTGCTGTGGCTGGTCAAGCGGCGCGAGACGGCGCTGCCGGCCCTGCTCGACGCGCTGGCGACGGTCGGCGAGGCGCTGGTCGAGTGCGAAACCTGCGGCAATGTCGATACGCGCAACCCCTGCGCCATCTGCGCCGACTCGCGCCGCGATATGAAGAGCCTGTGCGTGGTGGAGGACGTGTCCGACCTGTGGGCGCTCGACCGCGCGAAGCTGTTTACCGGCCGCTATCACGTGCTCGGCGGCAAACTGTCGGCGCTGGACGGCGTTCGGCCCGAGGATCTCAACATCGCCAGCCTGATGGCGCGGGTGGAAGAGGGTGGAGTGGACGAAATCGTCCTCGCCATGAACGCCACGCTGGAGGGTCAGACGACCGCGCACTATCTCGCCGAGCGGCTGGAAGCGTATCCCCTGCGGATCACGCAACTGGCGCATGGCCTGCCGGTCGGCGGGGAACTGGATTACCTCGACGAGGGCACCTTGGCGCAGGCGCTGAGGGCACGGCGACCGGTTTGA
- a CDS encoding peptide deformylase: MAIREILEVPDPRLKVVSEPVTEFDDELKTLVSDMFETMYDAPGIGLAAIQVGVPKRVLVIDLQPEDTEAEGEVCNHGGHEHVHYPVKKEPRVFINPEILDPADELATYQEGCLSVPDIFADVDRPSTCRVRYQDLEGETHEEDLDGLMATCIQHEMDHLEGILFIDHLSRLKRNMALKKLKKLREAA, translated from the coding sequence ATGGCTATCCGTGAAATTCTCGAAGTGCCGGATCCCCGGCTCAAGGTCGTGTCCGAACCCGTCACCGAGTTCGACGACGAGTTGAAGACGCTCGTCTCCGACATGTTCGAAACCATGTATGATGCGCCCGGCATCGGGCTTGCGGCGATCCAGGTCGGCGTGCCCAAGCGCGTGCTGGTGATCGACCTGCAGCCCGAAGACACCGAGGCCGAGGGCGAGGTCTGCAATCATGGCGGGCACGAACACGTGCACTATCCGGTGAAGAAGGAGCCGCGCGTCTTCATCAACCCGGAAATCCTCGACCCGGCAGACGAGCTGGCGACCTATCAGGAAGGCTGCCTTTCGGTCCCCGACATCTTCGCCGACGTCGATCGCCCGTCCACCTGCCGCGTGCGCTACCAGGACTTGGAGGGCGAGACCCACGAGGAAGACCTCGACGGGCTGATGGCGACGTGCATCCAGCACGAGATGGACCACCTCGAAGGAATTCTGTTCATCGACCACCTCAGCCGCCTCAAGCGCAACATGGCGCTCAAGAAGCTGAAAAAGTTGCGCGAAGCGGCTTAG